Below is a window of Desmonostoc muscorum LEGE 12446 DNA.
AATGGTCACCCGGTTTGGGATGTCCGATTTAGGTCCATTGTCACTGGAAAGCCAACAGGGAGAAGTGTTCTTGGGTCGTGACTGGACAACTAGATCGGAGTATTCTGAATCCATCGCCTCTCGTATTGATGCTCAAGTTAGAGCGATCGTTGAAGATTGCTACGAAAATGCTAAGAAGATCATCCGCGACCATCGCACCGTCACCGATCGCTTAGTAGATTTGCTCATCGAAAAAGAAACCATTGACGGCGAAGAATTTCGTCAGATTGTGGCTGAGTACGCTGAGGTACCTGAGAAACAGCAGTACGTACCACAACTGTAATAGCTGATTCATTTCTCGGCTAATATCTGGAAATGAGCAAAAAATCAAATGAGGATGGCACATACCATCCTCATTTTTTTATGGAATATAAATTTTGATAGTTCAGAAATTCACGAACATGTAGGAAAAAATATGTCTACTCAAACCACAATCAAAAAAAGCCAGCATTCAATATGTCCATAACTCAGAACAGTTCAAGTCAAAAAAGGCTGTCATAGACTTTTGCAATTGTGGGAACCAGACCCATTTCATCTTGCGACGGTCTTCTTCCAATACACACCACTGTGTAGCAACATAAAGACTTTGAACGGCAGTTAGTTTATAGTCGTTTATTAGTTGCTCCCAAGCATAGTCTGAAACGCCATCGTAAATGAGACTTGCATGATACTTACGCAAGACGGGAATTTCCCATTGCCGTCGGAAATCGGAGTCCCACCAATGCACCATCATATATGCAATATCGCTGACTCCTAACCAGGTAGTCAATGACCAGTCAAACGGTTGGCGATCAATCAGATAGGTTTTACCAGTCTTATTCAAAGGAGAGAGAATATTTCCAGGATTGACATCACCATGAATTAACGTGAAGCCAGATAGATTTTTTGTACGTTCAATCATTTTGGCAGGATGGTACTGAAACACATCCATAAGTGCTGATGACCATGAGCCATCAATCTCAGTGCTAACCTCCTCTAACATCGGCAATAATCCAGGCTGCACATGATTTACGTATCGTTCAATTTCCATCTCTGTGGGAATACTAGCACCGATGGTTTCTAATTTTTCGGTTCCCCAAAAATGTGCATGTAATGTGGCTAGCGCCTGAGCAACCGCGCACCCATAAGCCAGTGTTGGCTTAACTTGCCAATTAGGCCGATGACTTGCAGATAAATCTTCTAAAAGAATGTGATAGCGACGAGGATTTTCTGCGTAGCCTGCATGGTAGCAAGTAGGAAACGGTGGATTTGTGAGATGAATATAATCTCGTGTATAGTAATTGACTTCAGATGCTCCAAAAATGCTATCGTTGCCTGCACACATTTTCAGGAATAGTGATGTTGGTAGTGTACCTGTTGTTCCTAACTTATACTGAAGCTGGATTTTGGCAATACGGGCATTTGCACTACCTGAAAGTGCGATGCCTTCGGCGAGCTTCGCTAACGCAAAATCTTCGACCCTTCCTGTTACCAGTGCTTTGCTGTCGATTAGTACCGAATTTAGCCAATCAAGAGTTATCTGACTAATGTCAGTAATTACTTTATCATTCATAATTTATGGATAATTGCTACTAGAAAGCAAAATATGAATTATAGAGATTGTATGGCTTTAAGAGAAAAGTCTGAAATTGGCATAATGAATTTTGTAGATAAAACTATAAACGTGTTTTTACCCCAAAAATCATGAATAGTAAAGCTAAATTATTGACTATTTTTACCACAACGCTTGCCCTTTCTTCTTTGACAGTTGCGACAGTGCTAGCACAAGGAAAACTGACCAATCAATCCAAATTGTTTACCAATGGTATTGGAGAGGTGCGAGTTGGAATGACTGTCTCTCAAGCGAGGAAAGCTGCTGGTACTCAACTAATTGGCGACCCACCGAATAAGTATTGTTACTACGTGAAGCCGGAATGGGAACCGAAAAATGTTGGATTTATGGTGACAGAAGGTCGGATTTCTAGGGTGGATGTGTGGAGAGATAGCAAAATTACTACCTTAAAAGGTGCAAAAATTGGCGACACGGAAGCCCGGATTAAATCCCTCTATCCAGGACAAATTAAAGTCACTCCTCATAACTATGTCCCAGGTGGACATTATCTGACATTTGTACCAAAAGACCAATCTGACCAAAATTATCGTGTAGTATTTGAGACTGACGGTAAGCGTGTGACTCAGTTTCGTTCAGGTAAACTACCGGAGGTTGAATATGTGGAAGGATGCAGTTGATTTCACACATCATCAGATTCAAACGACTAAAAGCGATTATCAGTAATCTAATGTTCAGATGAATACTTTTAATTAAGGCTGACGCACAGACACACCAGACACTCTGACACGGAACTCCAAGAAATAAATTACTACTACTTGTGGGGTGGGCGTCTCGCCTACCCAGCTTATATGGCGGGCGAGAGGCGCACCCCACAATAAATAATTGAATATTTTTTTATTTGGAAGTCCCTCAATAACAAAGGGAAAACTAGTATTTTTAGCTACAACTTTGTCAACAATTAAGATAAATAAGTCAGGGTTTTTTTATTAAAATTCTAAATTCTAAAGACGCGATAAATCGCCGTCTCTACAATAATCATTGCTTCGTAGAGACGACAATTTATCGCGTCTGGTGTCTTAACCGAACCGTATTGACTCCCCACCTATTTCGGTGCTTGAGGATTTGACGTTGGACAAGTTTGATTAGCATAATCACACTGATAAATGTACTGTTCTTGCCAACTCAGGGGAATTTCTATTAAGTCTCGCGTGCCTGTTATACCTTGTCCAATAAATAGCAATAAAGCAATACAATTTAAAATCGTATGGATGATACGCCACCGATTGGATTTATCTTGATAAATATCTTGAACAATTGCTAAAGAAAAAATCATCAATAGTGCTGCGGCCATCCCAATATAAAAATGTGACCAGTACCACTCATTGTCACGACGAAATACTCCGTCCTGAAAGCCTATAATGACTAAACCTGTACCAGTTAAAGTGCCAAAAACTCCTCGCCATACTCGCTGTTTAGCACGATAAATTAATACTAAAGATGCGATAGTTGCGGCAAACATTAACACAATCAAAACAACTTGAATAGGTGTTTTATTCCACAAGTTATTTTTGATAATATTTTTACCAATTGGGTAAGATAATCCTATTAAAGTTACTCCAACAACTGCACTTGTTAGCCATTCACCTAATTGCTTGTGTTCTAAGCCTACTACTGGAGGAATTTTGCTCTTATTTCCAGCTAAAATTTGCAATCGACGTTGACGTGTTTGCCAAGCAAAATTAACAACTATCCCGATGATTGGGAAGACAAAAATAACTGCGATCGCTGGATGTAAAATACCTAAAATATCTGTTATTTGCATAGAACACCTTTTGATAAATTATTGATACAAGGCAAAGTCAAATATGAATAAAAATTCAGAATCCTTCACTTGCAATAGCCATGCCCTTAATATTGGCTCAATGCTAAAATCTCATAGCTTTGGTGTCCGAAAGTTTATTCTTAAACTAAAATTTAAAACATCATACCATTACTTAAATTAATTTAAGCTGAGAATTTGTTGAATATTTTTTTTGTTATTTATAGCTGGTTCTCATAAAATAAATATATATTTGGATCACTTATAAAAAGAAGTGAGAATTACAGCCGAAAATATATAACAACATCATTGAAAATTAAAGTATTATGAAAAACTTGGTTATAATTTTTATTTAAAAGTTGCTTAAATCCACGAATTTTATTTAGCAAAAAATTATATGTCAGCCTTATAAAACTTTCTAAAGTGTGAAATTTTTGAATCATTTTGATTTTTGATTTGCGATTAATTTCCAAACAAAGTAATGATTATCGCTATATACAACCTTTGTTGTATACTTGTAAGTTGCTTCGATTTTTTGACGCCAGATATCTGAAGGATTTAGTATAAAAATATCGGTGAATACACCAGAAATTTTTGGGATAGTTTGGTCTTTTACTAATTGAAATTGTACTTTAGGCTGTAAAAGATAGCTGAGAGAAAAGACATTTCCATAATTTATTCCAGAAGCATCACTAATTAACAGAGGACGATTAGCCTGATTAATAATTTTGGCAACTTGTGGATTACCATAGCTAATAACCTTACTCCACCATGTTTCTGCTTGAGAATTCACTCCATAAGAAACTAGTCCACAAATAATTAGTAATCCCATGATTATTTGCCAGATTCTTCGGCGTATAACACTCTCATTTTTTATCTGGGTAGCTAATAGATACGTAATAGCTAATTGGATACCTAAATAAGAAGGTAATAAATAGCGTTCGGAAAGTGAGCGTATACCGCCAAAAATTAAATCTGGTAGAATTAGCGGTAGTCCAGGAATCAGAATTAATATTAAAATAAACAACCATGTTTTGTAGTTAGTTGTTCGACAAAGAAAATAAATTGAATATGCAATCAAGATTAAAAAAACTGGTGTTATTACATAGCTAAGCGGATTTTCAAAGCCAAAGTTTAAATCGAGAAAAATCCGGCTTAACTGTAAAAGCCAAGATTTAATTAAAGCTTCTAGGGGAAACTGTATATTTGTCCAGGCTGTTGAACTATTAAATTGCAAAAAGTTA
It encodes the following:
- a CDS encoding phosphotransferase is translated as MNDKVITDISQITLDWLNSVLIDSKALVTGRVEDFALAKLAEGIALSGSANARIAKIQLQYKLGTTGTLPTSLFLKMCAGNDSIFGASEVNYYTRDYIHLTNPPFPTCYHAGYAENPRRYHILLEDLSASHRPNWQVKPTLAYGCAVAQALATLHAHFWGTEKLETIGASIPTEMEIERYVNHVQPGLLPMLEEVSTEIDGSWSSALMDVFQYHPAKMIERTKNLSGFTLIHGDVNPGNILSPLNKTGKTYLIDRQPFDWSLTTWLGVSDIAYMMVHWWDSDFRRQWEIPVLRKYHASLIYDGVSDYAWEQLINDYKLTAVQSLYVATQWCVLEEDRRKMKWVWFPQLQKSMTAFFDLNCSELWTY
- a CDS encoding glycosyltransferase family 39 protein encodes the protein MRHLKMAQNGLRFFIVVLLMVGIFFRFFNLDGKVYWHDETFTSLRISGYTVNEVKQQIFNGGVITKESFVKFQSLNVEKGLINTIKSLEVEDPQHPPLYYIIARFWVGIFGNSVTAIRSLSALISLLIFPSIYWLCRELFRTQLWISEIAIALMAISPIHLVYAQEAREYILWVVTILLCNASLLRALRLESTHQSSRFLNWGIYALTLTISLYTFLLSGFLAIAHGIYVIITARFRLTVTMKAYFLASFAGFLAFTHWMLVVITNFLQFNSSTAWTNIQFPLEALIKSWLLQLSRIFLDLNFGFENPLSYVITPVFLILIAYSIYFLCRTTNYKTWLFILILILIPGLPLILPDLIFGGIRSLSERYLLPSYLGIQLAITYLLATQIKNESVIRRRIWQIIMGLLIICGLVSYGVNSQAETWWSKVISYGNPQVAKIINQANRPLLISDASGINYGNVFSLSYLLQPKVQFQLVKDQTIPKISGVFTDIFILNPSDIWRQKIEATYKYTTKVVYSDNHYFVWKLIANQKSK
- a CDS encoding DUF4079 domain-containing protein translates to MQITDILGILHPAIAVIFVFPIIGIVVNFAWQTRQRRLQILAGNKSKIPPVVGLEHKQLGEWLTSAVVGVTLIGLSYPIGKNIIKNNLWNKTPIQVVLIVLMFAATIASLVLIYRAKQRVWRGVFGTLTGTGLVIIGFQDGVFRRDNEWYWSHFYIGMAAALLMIFSLAIVQDIYQDKSNRWRIIHTILNCIALLLFIGQGITGTRDLIEIPLSWQEQYIYQCDYANQTCPTSNPQAPK